A single window of Lutzomyia longipalpis isolate SR_M1_2022 chromosome 1, ASM2433408v1 DNA harbors:
- the LOC129797242 gene encoding methionine-R-sulfoxide reductase B1 isoform X1 codes for MLLGHSARVARLSWPLLSRSSSQVPSSLRSRCFSDQRKSGEGSKMESKEALRARLTPLQYQVTQEAGTERPFTGCYDKHYEKGMYVCIVCKQELFSSNTKYDSGCGWPAFNDVLDKGKITLHKDTSIAGSNLLILIAHPERIRTEVRCAKCAAHMGHVFEDGPPPTRKRYCINSASIDFIPAPNADNS; via the exons ATGCTACTGGGGCATTCGGCAAGAGTTGCTCGTCTGAGTTGGCCATTGCTCTCAAGAAGTTCGTCGCAAGTTCCATCTTCTCTCAGAAGCAGGTGCTTTTCAg ATCAGAGGAAGTCCGGGGAAGGCAGTAAGATGGAATCCAAAGAAGCTCTACGGGCGCGGTTGACCCCATTGCAGTATCAAGTGACCCAAGAAGCAGGAACTGAACGTCCCTTTACAG GATGCTATGATAAACACTACGAGAAGGGTATGTACGTCTGCATTGTGTGCAAGCAGGAGCTTTTTAGTTCCAATACGAAGTACGATTCAGGATGTGGCTGGCCGGCTTTCAACGATGTCCTCGATAAGGGAAAAATAACTCTTCATAAGGATACGAGCATAGCAG GCAGCAATCTATTAATCTTAATTGCACATCCAGAGAGGATTAGGACGGAGGttcgttgtgccaaatgtgcCGCCCATATGGGACATGTTTTTGAGGATGGTCCACCACCAACAAGGAAGCGCTACTGCATCAATTCGGCGTCCATTGATTTCATCCCGGCGCCAAATGCGGATAACAGTTAG
- the LOC129797242 gene encoding methionine-R-sulfoxide reductase B1 isoform X2 has translation MLLGHSARVARLSWPLLSRSSSQVPSSLRSRCFSDQRKSGEGSKMESKEALRARLTPLQYQVTQEAGTERPFTGCYDKHYEKGMYVCIVCKQELFSSNTKYDSGCGWPAFNDVLDKGKITLHKDTSIAERIRTEVRCAKCAAHMGHVFEDGPPPTRKRYCINSASIDFIPAPNADNS, from the exons ATGCTACTGGGGCATTCGGCAAGAGTTGCTCGTCTGAGTTGGCCATTGCTCTCAAGAAGTTCGTCGCAAGTTCCATCTTCTCTCAGAAGCAGGTGCTTTTCAg ATCAGAGGAAGTCCGGGGAAGGCAGTAAGATGGAATCCAAAGAAGCTCTACGGGCGCGGTTGACCCCATTGCAGTATCAAGTGACCCAAGAAGCAGGAACTGAACGTCCCTTTACAG GATGCTATGATAAACACTACGAGAAGGGTATGTACGTCTGCATTGTGTGCAAGCAGGAGCTTTTTAGTTCCAATACGAAGTACGATTCAGGATGTGGCTGGCCGGCTTTCAACGATGTCCTCGATAAGGGAAAAATAACTCTTCATAAGGATACGAGCATAGCAG AGAGGATTAGGACGGAGGttcgttgtgccaaatgtgcCGCCCATATGGGACATGTTTTTGAGGATGGTCCACCACCAACAAGGAAGCGCTACTGCATCAATTCGGCGTCCATTGATTTCATCCCGGCGCCAAATGCGGATAACAGTTAG
- the LOC129797242 gene encoding methionine-R-sulfoxide reductase B1 isoform X3 — MESKEALRARLTPLQYQVTQEAGTERPFTGCYDKHYEKGMYVCIVCKQELFSSNTKYDSGCGWPAFNDVLDKGKITLHKDTSIAGSNLLILIAHPERIRTEVRCAKCAAHMGHVFEDGPPPTRKRYCINSASIDFIPAPNADNS, encoded by the exons ATGGAATCCAAAGAAGCTCTACGGGCGCGGTTGACCCCATTGCAGTATCAAGTGACCCAAGAAGCAGGAACTGAACGTCCCTTTACAG GATGCTATGATAAACACTACGAGAAGGGTATGTACGTCTGCATTGTGTGCAAGCAGGAGCTTTTTAGTTCCAATACGAAGTACGATTCAGGATGTGGCTGGCCGGCTTTCAACGATGTCCTCGATAAGGGAAAAATAACTCTTCATAAGGATACGAGCATAGCAG GCAGCAATCTATTAATCTTAATTGCACATCCAGAGAGGATTAGGACGGAGGttcgttgtgccaaatgtgcCGCCCATATGGGACATGTTTTTGAGGATGGTCCACCACCAACAAGGAAGCGCTACTGCATCAATTCGGCGTCCATTGATTTCATCCCGGCGCCAAATGCGGATAACAGTTAG
- the LOC129797242 gene encoding methionine-R-sulfoxide reductase B1 isoform X4, which yields MESKEALRARLTPLQYQVTQEAGTERPFTGCYDKHYEKGMYVCIVCKQELFSSNTKYDSGCGWPAFNDVLDKGKITLHKDTSIAERIRTEVRCAKCAAHMGHVFEDGPPPTRKRYCINSASIDFIPAPNADNS from the exons ATGGAATCCAAAGAAGCTCTACGGGCGCGGTTGACCCCATTGCAGTATCAAGTGACCCAAGAAGCAGGAACTGAACGTCCCTTTACAG GATGCTATGATAAACACTACGAGAAGGGTATGTACGTCTGCATTGTGTGCAAGCAGGAGCTTTTTAGTTCCAATACGAAGTACGATTCAGGATGTGGCTGGCCGGCTTTCAACGATGTCCTCGATAAGGGAAAAATAACTCTTCATAAGGATACGAGCATAGCAG AGAGGATTAGGACGGAGGttcgttgtgccaaatgtgcCGCCCATATGGGACATGTTTTTGAGGATGGTCCACCACCAACAAGGAAGCGCTACTGCATCAATTCGGCGTCCATTGATTTCATCCCGGCGCCAAATGCGGATAACAGTTAG